CTGAACTTAACGATCCGGTAGACAACAATGGTAAGCCTATTGGCTGGGTTGTAGGTGGGCCAGATAATGGTAAAACTGATGTAATTTTCATCATTGCTAGCGACGATCGCGCAGATTTACTAGAAGAAGTTTCGCGGATCTTGGAAAGCGTTGTGACATTTACAGACGGAAAAGGCAACGCAAAAAGTAGCGGAGCCAGAATTACCTTCCTTGAAGAGGGAGCCAATTTGCCTCAACCACTATCTGGACACGAGCATTTCGGCAACCTAGACGGAATATCACAACCTGGCATTCGTGGCAGGGTTTCTGATAATCCTAAAGAACTTCTCACCCCCAGACAAAACCCAGAGAACCCAAACCAGGGCAAACCCGGACAGGATCTTCTGTGGCCAGGAGAGTTTGTTTTTGGCTATGAGGGGCAAAACGATAAAGCTCATAAGTTGGAAGATAGCAAAGGTCAGGTTGTTTCGGCGGGACTACACTGGGCAAATGATGGCTCTTACCTTGTATTCCGCCGATTGCGTCAAGATGTGTTTAAGTTCCACCAGTTTTTAAACTATACTGCTGCTGACCTGAATGCTGACCCCAGAAAGGTAAGTGCAAAATTAATCGGTCGCTGGCCTAGTGGCGCTCCCACTGTCCGCACGCCGGAAGAAGATGCCCCAAGTTTGGGTAATGATGACAATGGCAACAATAATTTTGAATTTAACGGGGATGATGCACCAGAGGGAAAATTCTTTAAAAATGATGTAGTTCCACCTTCTGATGATGCAACGGGTTTGCGCTGCCCGTTTATTGCCCATACCCGCAAGACTTATCCACGCAACGACAAAACACCAGGAGGTGGAGGCCCAGGGCCCGAAGAGATTGACCTCAGTGAAGTGACCACTCAAACACACCGTTTGCTTCGTCGCGGCATTCCTTATGGCCCTGTGTCTCCTTCAACGCCGAACAATCCGCAACCAGATCCGAATTTTGTCGATCGCGGTTTACACTTTTTGGCTTATCAGACTTCAATTGTTGACCAGTTTGAGTTTGTAACCAAGTTTTGGGTTAATAATGCAAACTTCAGTGAGGAGGCTGCTACCGGGCACGAGTTTGAAGGTAAATTAACTCTAGGTCACGATCCAATTATTGGTCAAAGTGAAAATAACAAACCAGGTAGCGATCGCACACGCAAATTCTTTATCCATCTTGAGGATAAGGAAGATCAACCTCAAACTAAGGAGTTAACTGCACCTGAAGACTGGGTAATTCCTACTGGTGGCGGCTACTTCTTTGCACCGTCGATTTCTGCTTTGAAGGATGTACTGACTAACTAAAGGATTTTGTGGGGTTTCATTGATAGCGATCGCATCGAATGGCAAACTTCTCAATTTTTGTCTGTCAATGAATGCCAGCGCGAATCAAGCAGCGATCGATATTATGGGGTTTGTAGACTCTTAGGAAAATTATGAATTATGAATTTTGCTTTGCATTATTCATAATTCATTTATTTTGTCAATACCCTAATCTCAAACCTCAAATTTTTTTATGGATTCAAATCCAGCATTGTGTGCAGCGATCGCAAATCATATTACTACCAGTTCCCAGCAGCGAATTACTTTTGCTGAATTCATGGATATGGTACTATACCACCCCGAATACGGCTACTATTCCAGCGATGCACTCAAAATTGGCTTTAAAGGTGGTGATTTTTTTACCTCTCCTAACCTCTGTGCGGACTTTGGCGAGTTACTAGCAGAACAATTTTTCCAAATGTGGGAAATTTTAGGGAAACCCATACCCTTTTCTCTGGTAGAAATGGGAGCAGGTCAAGGGCTGCTAGCATTGCATATCCTCAAATATCATCAACAGCACTACCCAGATTTTTTTACTGCGCTAGAATACATCATTGTTGAAAAGTCCCCAACTTTAAGAAAAGAACAGCAGCAACGCTTACAAGATTTTCCGGTGCGTTGGTGCAATTTAGAAGAAATACCAGCAAATGCGATCGTCGGCTGCTTTTTTTCTAACGAGTTAGTCGATGCATTCCCTGTTCATCAATTCATCCTAGAGACAGGAGAACTCCGAGAAATTTATGTGACAACGCCACAAAACCTAACCCCCCTAAAAGGTAAAAGCAAATCTTCCTCCCCTCCCTTCATAGGGGAGAGGTCAAATTTTGCATTTGTAGAAGTTACGGGAGAACCTTCAACCCCCAAACTGGCTGAATATTTAGACTTAGTGGAAATGGACTTTAGCCAAAGTGCATATCCAGATGGCTACCGTAGTGAAATTAATTTAGCTGCTCTAGACTGGTTGAGTATAGTAGCAGACCGCTTGCAGCGAGGCTATGTGTTAACAATTGATTATGGCTACCCTGCCACTCGTTACTATAATCCCAGGCGATCGCAAGGAACGTTACAGTGCTATTATCAGCATCGTTTCCATGACAACCCTTATATTAATATTGGGCGACAAGATATCACTGCCCATGTTGACTTTACGGCTTTGGAACGTTGGGGCAAACGCTGTAATTTAGACAAAGTTGGTTTTATCCAGCAGGGATTATTTTTGATGGCGTTGGGGTTAGGCGAACGGATTGCAGCCCTTTCCGATCGAGAGCAACCTCTCTCAGAGTTACTACAACGCCGAGAAGCATTACACCAGCTGATAGATCCTACCGGATTGGGCAGCTTTGGAGTCCTACTTCAAAGTAAAGGTCTGGACAAGACAGAAATTTCTCAACCACTTAAAGGATTTACCCTGCCAGAGTAAACATCAATTTAAAAAGTTAAAACTCTATTTAAGAATGCACTATCAGTCTTATTTAGACTAGCATAACAGTGATTACTGTAAAGTTAAACACACTGCCAAAGTAATAATTATGTCTACTCATGACCTGCTAATGCTAGTAACCTTACTTACTCCTGGTATTTTACTCTCAGTGATAATTATGGCGACTTTTGCGGCTGGTGGCTAATCACCAAATACGGTGTTATCAGTGTTCAGAAATAACTGTTCACTGATAAGCGATCTTAAAATCAAACAATGAAAACGCGATGTCTACGACAGGCTACGCCTACGCTGTACCAAAGGAATATGAAAAATGAAGGTGGCATTTCTGGGAACTGGACTGATGGGACTACCAATGGCTCAAAGGTTATTAGCCGCAGATATACAGCTAGTTGCCTACAATCGCACCCCAGAAAAATTAGCACCACTACAAGCAGCTGGGGCTGAAATTGCTACACATCCCCGCCACGCCATTCGTGCTGCTGAGTGCGTAATCCTCATGCTCACTAATGCCTCAGCCATTTATAATGTGTTGCTTTCAGATACCGCTTGGCAAACTCTAGAAGGGCGCACAATCGTTCAAATGGGAACAATTACGCCCACAGAAAGCCAGGAAATTAGGGATGCAGTTGTTGCAGGAGGTGGTGAGTATTTAGAAGCACCTGTATTAGGGAGTATCCCGGAAGCAAAAGCTGGCAAGTTGACTGTTATGGTAGGGGCAGAGCCAGAACAATATCAGCGCCATTTAAAGTTACTCCAACATTTTGGGACAGAACCCTTACTTATAGGCCCAGTAGGAACTGCGGCGGCGCTCAAATTGGCATTAAACCAACTAATAGCTTCCCTAACAACTAGCTTTGCTCTAAGTCTAGCTTTTGTCCAGCGTCAGGGTGTTGATGTGGATGTATTTATGCAAATCTTGCGCGAAAGCCCACTCTACGCACCTACTTTTGACAAAAAGTTACAACGAATGTTGGATGGCAATTATGCCGATCCCAATTTCCCCACAAAACACTTGCTTAAAGATACAGAATTGTTTATCTCGGAAGCGAAATCTCGGAGTTTGGATCTTAGTAGTATTAAAGGTGTACGGCAAATCTTGCAAACAGCCGTGAAAATGTCATTTGCTGATGATGATTACTCATCACTATTTTCTGTAATTAAAGAATGGGGGGAATAAATTTTTGCAGGGGCAATTAATGAATTGCCCCTGAGCGCGTGTCGTTTTGCGTAATATTCAGGTTCGGTTAAAACTTACTCCTTAATTTTTAATTTCTAATTTTTAATTCCCCAAAGGGGTTGCCCCAAATTAATTAAAAAAAGGTCAAGTCACTGCCTTGTGGGGGTTCCCCCAGTTGTGGTAAGTGGCATGGGAAACCCGCTCATACGACTGGCTCCCCTAGGGATCTTTTCAAAAATCAAACCGGGTTCCTATATTACTGCCCATTAGTAGTTGATTGAGGAAATGGTAGAGGTTCAGTTTGGGGCTGAGGTTGAGGTTTGGGATTCAGAAAATCCTGCCAAGTCTTAATTTGGTCTTGTGCCGCACTGTAAGCAGCACTACCGCGGGGAATGGATTTGGCAATATCGATTCCTCTGGCAATATCAGACTGACCTTGAGTGCGGGCTATTTCTAACAATTGCTGACTCCATTGGTCAATAGCCAGATTTGCATCCATCCGTAAGATGCTATTGTTTGAAACCTTATCAGCCAGTCGTATTGCTTCAACCAAGGCTTCTGGTGTGCCAGTGGCTCCAACTTCCTGGGCTTTTTTCCAATTTTCTTTGGTGCGGATTTGCCCTTCCCAGTCATTTATAGCAGCTTGTGCTTCCCCAGAAAGCGCTCTTCCTGACGAGGCAATTTGTTGAGCTGCATTAATGGCGGCAGTTAAATTTCCACTTTGAGCCAGTTCTTGTGCTTGATCTAAGTAGGGTTGGTCTTGAATTCGCTGAATCTTTCCTATCCAAGTGCGAATTCTTTTTTGTGCTTCTGGATATAATGCACGACCTCGACGAATTTCGCTAGCCTGGTTAATCGCAGCTTGCAAGGAATTAATATCCTCGAATACCCCTATCTGTTCGGCACGATCTAAGTAAGGTTGGTCTTCAATTGTCTCCACTTGGGCTTGCCAGCGATTGATTTCTTGTCTTGCTTCTGTGGCACGGGGATTACTAGCAGGAATGAGTTCTACTTGGGCGATCGCAGCTGTTAAATTAGGGACTGTTCCCTGGCTAGCCAACATTCTTGCTTTTTCTAGATTGGCAACATCTTCAATTTCCAGCTGCCAACGAGCAATGAGTTGCTGGGCTTCGTTATACACTGGTCTGGAAGGATCGATTTGTTGTGCTTGAGCGATCGCAGCCTCTAAACCAGAGACATTGCCAATCCAGGCACTCCTTTTCGCGTCGGCAATGGCGATAAAGTCATCTGTTTCGCCTTGTAGTTTCGTACTCTCTGGAATTTGCCTAGCAATATTCAGGGCTTCATCAGCATCCCGCTTGTCTAGTTTTTCCTGTGCCAAGTCCAGCATTTTGCGCCCAAATGCCGGAATCGCTTCCTGAGCTTTTTGGTAAAGGTAACTTTCCTGCCCAATGGACTCAGCTAGCCTGATAGCTTCTAATAAATTATCGACTACTTTGCTGGAAGCTAAACTTTCAGCTTTTCCTAACTTATCGCCATCTTCCCGTGCTGTGGCAATTATCCGATTCAATTGATCGTATTTAGTACCCGCCCAATATTGATTGTTTACGCGCAGCATTTTGGCGGATAACATGAATGCCGATTGCCAGCGCCGTTCCTTGACTTCTGCGATCGCACTATTATATGTTGTTTCTGCCTTTGACCAAATTGTTTGCCATTTGTCAACTTGTTCATCGACTAATTTATAAGCTGCCACATCTTCGGGTATTTTTTTTGCTGTGGCGATCGCTTCTTCTAAATTCCCTGTTTGGAAACTTTGATCTGCTAGCTTCAAAATATCCCGCGACCATTCTTCAATGAAACGATCGATTTCTCCATGCAACGGGTGATTTTGTGGTAGTTGCTTCACCAGAGCGATCGCTTGCAATAGGTCGTTTACTGTTTGCTTAGAAGCCGCCAACTGAGCGCAATGTAGCCGTACAGAAGCACTAGCTAGGGGCCAGAAAATCGAGGGGCAATTAGGGGCAGCTGGCAATTTTAGCAGCATTGCCATTGCTAAGAATCCCACACTGCCCGGAATCAACATTAGTAGTACTAGCCATAATGTCCAGCTTTTCATCCAGCGGGGCCATTTCCCAGAGGTACTACTGAGTTTGGCAGTTTCTTCTGAATTACTATTTATAGGTAATCCTTCCCTATGGTTTTTTTTTCGCCGCTTCACTGACTTGGAGTTAGAACCAGTAGCTGGGACATCAAATGGTTGAGTTTCACCGAATTGTTCTGTTCGGGATAATCTTTTGTTTTGATCTGGCTCTCTTTCACTGGCTGAAGACCAACTGTCTGGAATATCCCGCTCTGTCATCTCTCACACCAAAATAATTGAATAGCGCTCTGTTTTAGGTCGATAATTCCATTGTTGACATAGTAGCTTTCTCATGATTAAAAAGCTACTTTTTTGATTATCTCTCTCCACAGAGTAGCATTATCAATCTCAAAAAACAGTGCTATTTTATACTTTATCCTGAAACAGTAGATTCGGCTTGCAAATCGGCAATTAGTTGAGCTAACTGATCGCTACTTGCCTGGTAAACATTGCCACAAAAGTCGCAAGTTGCTTCAGCACCATCATCTTTAACAATCATATCTTGCAGTTCGGCTTCTCCCAAAATTTTGAGTGCCCCTAAAACGCGATCGAAAGAACAACCACAGTGGAAGCGTAGCATTTGCCGTTCGGGAAAGATTTCCAGTCCCATGTCTCCCAACAGGTCGGTAAGAATTTCAGTCAAATTCTTCCCAGCTTGCAACAATGGCGTAAATCCTGCTAAACTAGCAACCCGCGATTCCAAGGTTTCTACTAGGGCTTCATCTCTAGCAGCTTTGGGTAACACTTGTATTAGTAATCCTCCAGCCGCAGTTACTCCCCCTGCTCCCACAAACACACCTAAAACTAAAGCTGAAGGTGTTTGTTCGGAATTCACCAGATAATGAGCCACATCATCACCAATTTCGCCAGAAACTAGTTGCACCGTACTAGAGTAAGGATAACCATAACCGACATCCCGCACAACGTAGAGGTAGCCACCACCCACTGCGCCACCAACATCTAACTTACCTTTGGCATTAGGAGGCAATTCTACAGATGGATTCCCCACATACCCGCGTACCGTACCATCTAACCCAGCATCTACCAATATGCCGCCCAAAGGGCCATCTCCTTTTACCCGCACATTGACCCTTGACCCTGTTCGCTTCATACTAGAAGCCATTAACAAGCCCGCCACCATAGTCCGGCCCAGTGCTGCTGTTGCCACATAAGAAAGCTTGTGTCGCCCCCGTGCTTCTTCTGTTAAACGTGTGGCGATCGCACCTACGGCACGAATTCCACCTTCGGCTGCTGTTGCACGAATTAACTGATCCGCCATGAATAACCTTACATTTCTTAACAAGTTCACATTTTCTATTCTAAGTTCTCTGCTGCTAGAAAAGTGACACCATAATAATCACTGATTGTATTTGCAATATTAGAAATAGTGATGTTTCACCTTTAGGTAATCTTAGAAAAATGCTCGGTAATTTTCAACAAAGTCAATTGCGGATCGAAATTGAAGCGTCAACAGATGCAATTCGTGACAGCCTACTGCATCCGGTACAACTAGAAAAATGGCTCTTAGGGCAACGCTTTGCGCCAGGAATGCCAGAAGAACTACTTCCAGGATTCGAGTTTACAACCTGGACAGGGCCAGTCTCGATTCATCATCAAGTAGACATTGTAAAATCCAACTGTCTCCGTTTGCTACTCAGTGGAGGTATTGACGGGTTCCATGAATGGTATTGGGGAGAAGGTTGGGTACAATCCCGCTTGGAAGGAGTTTCAATTTTGCCCTTGAATTTTGGTCAAACCCTGAGTTTGTTGAGCTTGCGTCAATTTCTGGCAACTCAAGGACGTTGAATGGAGTAGGGAGCGGAGGGGCAAAGGAGCAGAGAAGAAAAAAGTTTTCGGTACAAGCCCTACTCAAGAGTGCGCGTTCTTCTTTTCCTTCCGCTCCCCTGCTTCCCACTCCCTACTCCCCACTTCCCAATTCAAGAATCAGAAATAATACCTACAATAATTTTTACCAATACAGATAAATTTTCTGGAACTTGATAGCGTTTCTGGTCTTGAGTCACCTGACGATTCGCACGATGATAAACTCCAAAGCGCCAGTCTTCACCAGTCGTAACTGCTCCATATAGAAGTTCAGATGTGGATTTAGTCCATTGGTCAAGTGCTATTAATTCAACAGCGAGTTGAGTAAATCCTCTAACCAAATCTGATTGTTTGGCTTCGATGACTAATAAATTTTGAGGTGCTGCAATATAGTAATCAAGAGTCCCTTTTAGATAGTCGTTGACAGCAATAGAATATTCTATGTTGAGTCTCTGATTACTTAAATTGCATACTTCAAACAAAATTGGACTAATTAAAGCTTCCCGTCTCGTAGCTTCATTAACTAAATCAACATGAGAGAAATTACGGCGAAGTTGCTGCTGTAAGAATTGGATGTCTAAAATTTCTGATGATTCAGGTAATGTTAGATTTTTCCTTTCAATAGTGCAATTTAATTCAGCTAAAATATCATCAATTACGAAAGGCAATTCAAAATATCGGCTAAAACTATAAGATTCACCAACTTGGAGAATGCGGCGGGAACTCATAAAAACCTCAGCCAAATTTATCTCAACCTTCTCTACAGAAGTTACGCTACCAACCAGGTGAGCATTTAGATTTTTTAAATCCTTAAATTATTTTTAATCCCCAGCAGTCAACACTTGCTCAACTGTTAATTCTAACTCTGGAAAAATTTGAGATTGAATGCGATCGCTACCAACAAACTCTACTGGTTCGTATAATTCTTCTATTAATGTGAAGACAGTCACTTTGCTCGTTAATGGATCGACAATCCAATATTCTGGAATGTTGAGAACATTATACTCAACTCGCTTGGCTCGATAGTCTACAGTCTTTGTTGATTCACTAACGACTTCTACCACCAACAAAGGAGGTGATTCGTTGAGTTCAATAACTGCTTCTCGGTTTCTCAACTCCCGCCACTGAGGTAATGGCATCACAACAACATCTGGAATTCTCGATGTATCCCATCTGCCAGCACGGGGGGAACGAACACCGATAACCATTTGTTTAGAAGTCCAATCTAACTTTAGGCGGAGAATTTCTAATCGAAAGCAAACATTGAGAAATTCTGTTAAAGCCCCATGTTGTCCACTTCCTAGACTCATGGGAATTAGTTCTCCATTGACCAATTCATAGCGGGTATCAGTGCCATCATCATAAGCCAGATACTCTTCAAAGGTAAGTCGTTTAGTAACTGCTGGGGTTGTAGTCATGGCACGATCGTCTGATTTGCCTTTACCTGATTTTAATTGGGTTTTACCACCAACACCGAACAATTCGCTTCTTCCACAACTTGACTGCTAACAGAACGCTGGACAATTCGCTTCATCCCAATCAACCCCCGACTACCAATTACGATCAAGTCAGCTTTGTAAATATTAGCAAGACGAATAATCTCTTCGGCAGGATCGCCAGTTACCAGTTCTAACTGACTTGTAACTGATAAGTTTTCCTGATAGTATTGAAGCTGTTTTTCAAGCTGAAAATAAGGAAATGTTGGGGAATCTGGCTGAGGACGATCGGCGGGTAGTTCGATCTCTGACTTTGGAGTGGGAAATACATGACAGAGAACAACCTTGGCATCTTTTGAAAATGCCAAATTATCTAAAGTCTGAATTACTCGTTCTGCAATTTCTGAACCGTCCAGAGCTACCAAAATTTTATTTAGCACCGCTCTCGTCTCCTATAAGAGTAGACCCCTTATATAAGTATGTAGTAAAACCTGTTGGCAGCTACACTAAATTATTTTTCCATCTGCCTACTTAGTCGATCGAGAAGAATTCAGAACTCAGGAGCGCAGTCTGAGATACTTCGCCCTAAATGAGCGGTATTCTCGTAGAGAGCGGTAGAGTATTTACTAATTCTGAATACGACTTACCCAAAAATCCACACAGTAGGAGCAGTTTGTGAATTGCCCCTACCAGAAAATTAGGGTTTTGGCTATTGTTTGCGTAAATACTACTGAATTCTAAATTCTGACTCCTGTTTTATTTGGAACCTATTGAGTGGCTTTTGCCAACAGTACTAGGGGAAAATTAACCATTCCAAATCACTCTTCTTGCTGAACTCGGCGGCGGACTGAATCAGCATGAGAAGGTAAGCCTTCTGCTGTTGCTAGGACATCAATAGCACCAGCCACATTTTGCAGCGCTGTTTGGGAGTATTGAATAATACTGGAGTGTTTCAGGAAGGTTTCAACCCCTAACGCCGAGGCATAGCGGGCAGCGCCAGAAGTTGGCAAGGTGTGATTAGGCCCTGCCAAATAGTCTCCCACAGCTTCTGGTGTTGAGTAACCCAAAAAGATTGCCCCAGCGTGGCGAATCTGTGGTAATAGTGCCCAAGGGTCTTTTACTTCTAATTCCAGATGTTCGGGGGCAAATTCATTTGAGAGTTCTGCTGCTGCTTCGAGGGATTCCACAAGGACAATCAACCCATAATGAGCGATCGCTTTTTCTGTGTCTATTCGCCGTGGATGATCTACTAACTGCCTTTCCAAGGCTAATTGCACGTTTTTTGCCAAAGCCGCATCTGTCGTCAGCAAGATTGCTGCCGCCATTGGATCGTGTTCGGCTTGGGCTAGCAAGTCAGCAGCTACATGCACCGGATTTGCGGTTTCATCGGCAATCACCAGCACTTCGCTAGGGCCTGCCAAAGAATCAATACCGACGGTGCCATAGACAAGTTTTTTCGCTAGGGTGACATAAATGTTACCAGGCCCAGTAATCACATTCACTTTCGGAATCGTTTCTGTTCCATAAGCTAAAGCAGCGATCGCTTGTGCGCCCCCAATCCGATAAATTTCTTGTACTCCTGCTTCTTGGGCAGCTACCAAAACTGCTGGGTTAATTGCACCCCCTGGGCCTGGTGGTGTCACCATCACTATATGGGGTACAGCAGCAACACGAGCCGGAATTGCATTCATCAGCACTGTACTGGGATAGGCTGCACGCCCACCAGGCACATACAACCCCGCTCGATCTACGGGAGTGTAGCGTTTGCCCAGCACTATTTCATCGTCGCCAAAGTGTACCCAGCTTTTTGGGACTCGCTGACGATGAAACGCTTCAATTTGGCGGCAAGCTAGCCGAACTGCTCCCAACAACTCCTTTGACACCTGCTGATAGGCTGCATCTAGTTCCGAGCCTGTAACTCGAAGTTCTTCTGCTTTCAGGGTTTGTTTGTCAAATTCGGCTGTGTAATGCAATAGAGCTTTGTCGCCTTGGCGCTTCACTGCTTGCAAAACTTCGCGTACCGTTGCTTCTTTGTGAAGCACTTGTTCGTCATGGGTGCGATCGCAGATCCGTTGCAGTTCTGCTCTAACGTCTGCCTGCTGAGTAATGATTCGCAGCATGGAGTAAGGACAATGCCAAAATTATAATATTCACACCTGAGATTTAGTATTGCTCTTAACCCACTGGGGTATGCAAGCTGACTCTAATTCTCTTCTCTAGCTTAACCTGGATTTTTTTGATACTCTCAAGGTTGCCAACAGATGGTTTACTTGAGAAGGCAACTTAATTGCTCAGTCCGACAAACCTTAATAGGCTGGCGGCAGGAACTGGGTGTGCCATTTCCCATGACCCTTGTGCCTTTCCTCTCACTCCTTACAGAGTGTAGGTGGTGTGTTTACACATCCAGTCCCCCAGATTTACAGGGGGCAAGGTCTGAGTATAATTTTTAATTTTCCTAACTTTTTAGTAGTTTGTATCTGTACAGACACGACATAACATCGCTTCTATACTTTCAAACCCTGAAATTTAGCTGTTTACAGTTCTTTACCTCTGACAATACATCCTAAATCTAGGAAAGATTACATTGGCAATCACACCGCTTTCTCAGGTAGTGGTGAGCTAGAGTAACAGTTTTCTCTGACATGGCTTATTTTAACGCATTTCCTAAATTCACGACACACTGAATTGGGGACTGGAAAGATTAGGAGGCAGGGGAAGAGGAACTATTGCTCAATGGCAGATTTTTTTTAGGAAATTATAACATTGGCAATTTGGATGCTATATTAGTAAGTCTAGTAGTGTGTGTACATATTAATAGTATTTTTGGAATTGACTGTGGCGAATACAAAGTCTGCTCTCAAGCGTGCCCAAATCGCAGAACGTAACCGACTGCGTAATAAAGCTTACAAATCAGCAGTCAAGACGCTGATGAAGAAATACTCTAATGCTGTAGCTGTCTATGCAGCTAATCCTACCCCAGAATTAAAAGAAGAAGCAGAGGCTCGGTTATCCGAAGCTTACGCCAAAATCGATAAAGCAGTCAAACGGGGTGTCCTTCACGCCAATAATGGCGCAAGGAAAAAGTCGAGATTGGCTCATAAACTAAAGCCTGTAACTCAAACAGCAGCTGAATAATCATGAGTTGAGCCAGTGCGATGTTCTAACTGAGTGAATCACTAGGTTAGGAATTTTCTAAAAGCTGTAGTAATTGGCGTAAAACGCCAGTTGCTCACCCGAAGCTAGTATAGTTTGGAGGGTTTTCACCTGAAAATAGCAGGGCTGCCTTATGAGCAACTACTTTTGTTTATTCTAATTAAAACAAGTGGTGGGCTTGATTTCCCTCTTGAACATTTGGCGATCGCGTAGCGGCTAACATAGGAGAAAGATTTACCT
This genomic interval from Nostoc sp. KVJ3 contains the following:
- the hisD gene encoding histidinol dehydrogenase, whose product is MLRIITQQADVRAELQRICDRTHDEQVLHKEATVREVLQAVKRQGDKALLHYTAEFDKQTLKAEELRVTGSELDAAYQQVSKELLGAVRLACRQIEAFHRQRVPKSWVHFGDDEIVLGKRYTPVDRAGLYVPGGRAAYPSTVLMNAIPARVAAVPHIVMVTPPGPGGAINPAVLVAAQEAGVQEIYRIGGAQAIAALAYGTETIPKVNVITGPGNIYVTLAKKLVYGTVGIDSLAGPSEVLVIADETANPVHVAADLLAQAEHDPMAAAILLTTDAALAKNVQLALERQLVDHPRRIDTEKAIAHYGLIVLVESLEAAAELSNEFAPEHLELEVKDPWALLPQIRHAGAIFLGYSTPEAVGDYLAGPNHTLPTSGAARYASALGVETFLKHSSIIQYSQTALQNVAGAIDVLATAEGLPSHADSVRRRVQQEE
- the rpsT gene encoding 30S ribosomal protein S20 codes for the protein MANTKSALKRAQIAERNRLRNKAYKSAVKTLMKKYSNAVAVYAANPTPELKEEAEARLSEAYAKIDKAVKRGVLHANNGARKKSRLAHKLKPVTQTAAE